TTTGACGGCTTTTGCCTGATCTTTAGTGAAAACGAACAGGCAAACCTGCTCATCGGTTTCGACGAATTCCAGCAGCGCCGTTTTTGCATCGGGAACCAAAGCCGAGGCTTGTTCCATCGTGGCCGGTTTGATTTCGCCGCGAAGCGTTTTCAGCAACGGGTGCAGCGCATACAGTCGCGAACGAAAAGCGCCATAGTCGGTCTGCGATTTTTGAAGTTTTGTTTTCAGTTCCGCCAGTTTGACGGGATTGGGCTTGTCCCGTTCCTGTTCGCGGTAAAGCTGCAAATTGAGCTTGGTGATTTCATCCAGAAATTGCCCCTCCTTCGTCTGCTCGCGCGAACTCATCGTTTTCGTAATCTGCGTTTTGACGTTTTGCAGCAATCCGGTCAAAACGCGAATTTTGGCGCGTTGAGAGAAGTTGTAGGCTTCGTTTCCGTGCCCTTCTCCCAACGTCACATCCACCATCGCCAAGTAGGGCGCGATTTTGCTTTCAAAAAACCTGGGCTGCTGAGCGCGGCTGGCTTGAGGGCGCATGGTTTCAATGATGTTAATCGCTTCCAGCAACGATTTTCGCGCTGAAGCCAGATCATTCGATCGAAAGTATGCCTTGCCTGTGCGGTACCGCGCCTGCCAGAAAAGGTCTAACTCACCGTCCTTTTTGGCAAACTCCGCCGCCTGCTGCGCAATTTCAACGGTCTTGGGAAAATCCCCTTGCAGGTAATGAACCTGTGCAATGTTCAACAGCGCTGCCGCAATACCGGAAGAACTGCCCAGCATTTCGAAAATCTGGCGACTGCGGTTGTATTGCTCGAGCGCGCCTGCATAATCCTGCTTGGCCGAAAGCGTCAGCCCTACATCCAACAACGCGAGAGCGATTTCCCGATTGTCGCCAATCAGTTCGCGCACGCTGAGCGCTTCTTTGTACGCCGTCAGAGCTTCATCCAATTTCCCGCCACTGAAGTTCGCCCCGCCGACTTTTTGTAACCCCGCTGCTAAATCTGTTTTGTTATCCAGCGCCCGCGCAATTGCCAGATTCTGTTCATACGCTTGAAGCGCAGGCTGGTACGCGCCATTTAACGAGTAAATCAGCCCAATGCCTTGCAACGCGCGCGCTTCTCCTTCGCGGGTTCCGGCGTCGCGCTCGGCTTGCAGACTTCGCTGGTAAAACATCAGCGCCTGGTTGTAATCGCCCTGGTCATAAAGAATGTTTGCCAGGTTGTGATAGGCGTACCCAAGGTTGCGCCGATTTCCTGCCGCGATGAAACGGTTGACGGCCTGTCGAAACAAATTGGTGGCAGCAACATCGTGGCTTTGTTCGTATTCGATACCAGCCATTTTCAGCACCATTTGCGCGGCATCGTTCGGACGTTTGGATTCGTCGTACAACTGAACGCAGCGCCAATAAAATCCTATGGCGGTATCAGAATCTCCTTTTTCATTGTGGACGTTTCCGATGTTTTCAACCGTGCGGATCACTTCCTGTTGCCGACCCAGCGCCTCAAAAATCGCCAGCGCGCGTTGAAAATACTCCAGCGATTCGGGGAATTTGCTCTGCGACATGAACACCAAACCGATGCTGCTGAGCGAACGTGCCACCTCTTCCTTGCGACCCGATTCTTCATCAATCGCCAGACTCTTTCGATACGCCGCCAAGGCTTCGTCAAATCGCTTTTGCAGAAAATGAATGATGCCCGTTTTGTGCCAGGCGTCGGAAAGTTCGTTCCGATCGTTCAAGCGTTCAGCCACCAAAATCTGGCTTTGCAGCAGATTCAATGCCCGCGCGTAATTGCCCTGCGCATAGGCGCGGTCGCTTTGCCCGGCGATCAAAAACAGCAGTTCGCGGGTGACCAAATCGCTTTCCTGACCCAACAACCGGCGGCGCTCTTCGTCCGTCTTGATTTCGGTCAATGCATTGAGCAGGCCGGAAATCGGCGAAACTTCGCTCCACACTTTCCATTCGCCGTTTTCTTTGACGAATGCCATTTCGACGCGAACGTCCGTTATCGAATTCACGTTGCCGTTTTTTACCCGGCGACGAGCGGAAACACGCAAACTGCCTGTGTTGCCTTCGATTTTGACGCGCGAAACGATCAAATCAGAAAAGCTCAACTCCGCATTTCCAAACTGTCGCGCTAGAACCTCAGACCGATGGGCGCGTCCCGGCGAATCCGTGTGCCAAATTGCCTGCATTGCTGACCAGTCTTTGCGCCCGTAAGCGTCGAAATATTTGCCGACAACCGCCCGCAGCGATTCCTCGTCCGATTGTCCAAAAGCCAGTGAGGCGAAGGTAAATACCAGTGCCAGAACTTTGATCGCTCGCATCATTTGTGACCCCTGAAAAGGTTGGTTCGTGTCGTCCCGCAGCCCATTGCGGCGAACAATTCCACCGATGAACGACAAATCTTCCAATTGGCGTCTTTCGACGCCTGCGGCCAAATCGCTTTTTGCAAAGCTTTACGACTGTTTCGCTTTGCGGCATGCTTGCGGCACAGTTTCATTCATTCCCGAAATTTCAACTTTGAAAGGAGAGTTGCGCTCGTTCGACGGCGCAAACTGACGTATGAAAAAACTTGGCATAGGTTTCATTGGCAGCGGTTTCATCACACGGTTTCACATCAAATCCTTCATCGCAGTGCGCGACGCCGATGTGCTCGGCGTTTGGAGCCCCAACAAAACGAATGCCGAAAGCGCGGCGGAACTTGCGCGCTCCATTCGCGTCGGAAACGCCCAGGCGTTCAATTCCATCGAAGAAATGGTCGCTTCGCCGGACATTGACGCCATTTGGTTATGCGGCCCGAACCACAAACGCATTGAAAATCTGGAAGCAATCGTAAAGACGATCAAATCCGGCAAAGGTTCCCTGCGCGGCATCGCCATCGAAAAACCGCTTGCGCGCAATGCCGCCGAAGCCAAACGCGTCATTGAATTGATCGAAGAATCCGGGTTGCTGCATGGGTACCTGGAAGACCAGCTTTTCGAGCCCGGCGTTGAGCGCGGCAGAGAAATTCTGTGGCGCAGGGCTGCTGCGTTGACCGGTCGCCCGTACATTGCCCGGTGCGCGGAAGAACACAGCGGGCCGCATAATCCATGGTTTTGGCAAGGCGAACTGCAAGGCGGCGGCGTGTTGAACGATATGATGTGCCACTCGGTCGAGGTTGCGCGTTTTTTGCTGACCGACCCAGCCAAACCCCGCAACAGCATCAAACCCGTCAAAGTTTCGGCCACCATCGCCTGCTTGAAATGGGCGCGTCCTGAATACGCCGACCTGCTGCAACAAATAATGAGCAA
The Acidobacteriota bacterium genome window above contains:
- a CDS encoding tetratricopeptide repeat protein, coding for MEDLSFIGGIVRRNGLRDDTNQPFQGSQMMRAIKVLALVFTFASLAFGQSDEESLRAVVGKYFDAYGRKDWSAMQAIWHTDSPGRAHRSEVLARQFGNAELSFSDLIVSRVKIEGNTGSLRVSARRRVKNGNVNSITDVRVEMAFVKENGEWKVWSEVSPISGLLNALTEIKTDEERRRLLGQESDLVTRELLFLIAGQSDRAYAQGNYARALNLLQSQILVAERLNDRNELSDAWHKTGIIHFLQKRFDEALAAYRKSLAIDEESGRKEEVARSLSSIGLVFMSQSKFPESLEYFQRALAIFEALGRQQEVIRTVENIGNVHNEKGDSDTAIGFYWRCVQLYDESKRPNDAAQMVLKMAGIEYEQSHDVAATNLFRQAVNRFIAAGNRRNLGYAYHNLANILYDQGDYNQALMFYQRSLQAERDAGTREGEARALQGIGLIYSLNGAYQPALQAYEQNLAIARALDNKTDLAAGLQKVGGANFSGGKLDEALTAYKEALSVRELIGDNREIALALLDVGLTLSAKQDYAGALEQYNRSRQIFEMLGSSSGIAAALLNIAQVHYLQGDFPKTVEIAQQAAEFAKKDGELDLFWQARYRTGKAYFRSNDLASARKSLLEAINIIETMRPQASRAQQPRFFESKIAPYLAMVDVTLGEGHGNEAYNFSQRAKIRVLTGLLQNVKTQITKTMSSREQTKEGQFLDEITKLNLQLYREQERDKPNPVKLAELKTKLQKSQTDYGAFRSRLYALHPLLKTLRGEIKPATMEQASALVPDAKTALLEFVETDEQVCLFVFTKDQAKAVKRPSGGTLKIFILATTRSELYARISQLNQSIANQDETVNVQARELYELLLKPAEASLTGKTHLIIAPDAITWGLPFPVLRGENDHYLVEDFAIGCVPSLTILHTIANTRIPAPAGTRPKSGLEMLAIANPSPSQETMAQIKVALAPKQLDSLVDRAKEVAELGRIYGPRQSLTLAGADAVEEKVKSELGNARVLHFATTGIHYEASPLFSLLVLSANHESQNAGTREDGLLELRELLKLNLKAEVAVMESSEWAQPRALSNRAMTAWTWAWFVAGSKSALVGQWRADSADLMIEFHRQLKNHKQAAAFAWHAAVLQILSHEELKQPFYWAGFALLGR
- a CDS encoding Gfo/Idh/MocA family oxidoreductase gives rise to the protein MKKLGIGFIGSGFITRFHIKSFIAVRDADVLGVWSPNKTNAESAAELARSIRVGNAQAFNSIEEMVASPDIDAIWLCGPNHKRIENLEAIVKTIKSGKGSLRGIAIEKPLARNAAEAKRVIELIEESGLLHGYLEDQLFEPGVERGREILWRRAAALTGRPYIARCAEEHSGPHNPWFWQGELQGGGVLNDMMCHSVEVARFLLTDPAKPRNSIKPVKVSATIACLKWARPEYADLLQQIMSKDVDYRNRPAEDFARATIHYLDDAGNPLIAEVTTSWSFVGPGLRLSSELLGPEYSMFINSLNTSLNLFFSRKVTGASGEDLVEKQNAEQGLMPVVANETSEYGYEAENRYFVNCFLDGKQPEVNCYDGLEVTQLLMTAYKSAEEERTVAFDPVAIEHFVPAVARGTWKG